CCTTACCGACTAGAGCCGACTAGTGCCGATTAGAGCCGACTAGAGCCGTCCCCTCCACCTTCCGCGCCATAACGGTCGCCATCGCATGCTGGTGCGGCACGCCTGATGAATGGCAGTCGAATACAAGCTCCGCGCTGTCCTCGATCAGCCAGTCCCGATAATGGGCGAGCAGCTCGCCGGAATGCCACTTGTACGCGTGCGGCTCCTTCTCCGGAGGCGGGGCGATGAATGGCTTGTTCACGAACACATTGAACACGTGCAGGCCGTTCGGCGCGGTATACCTTTTATAATTAGCGAAAATCTCCTCCCGCAGCTCCGGCTTCATATAATGCAGCACGCCGCTTGAGAACACGATGTCGTACGGCTCCTCGAACCGGTATTGGAGAATGTCCGCCTTGAACACATCGACGTGTACGCCCACCCGCTCCGCGAGCCGCCTCGTCTTCTCCACACCCGCATCCGTAATATCGAAGGCCGTGACCGCATAGCCATTCCTGGCAAAAAACACCGCGTCCTTCCCTTCCCCGCACCCGATATCGATTAGCCTCAAGCGCTTCGTCGGCGGCATCGCCTGCAGCACCTGGTAACAAGCCTCATTCGGCTCCGTCCCCCAGTAATAGCTATCCGTCTGATACTCTTCCTCATAGATCGTCATCGGCTTGTCCTGCGACACGTAGCCGAGCAGCTTGTCGATGCTCACGCCTAGCGTTCGCGACAGGTCAGGGAGCAGCGCCAGCTCCGGCATCGTCTGCGCATTCTCCCACTTCGACACTGCCTGATACGTCACCCCGACCGATTGGGCAAGCTCCTCCTGGGTCAGGCCCTTCTCTCTCCGGTATAACCCGATATTTCTCGATAATTGCTCCTTCATGCTCACTCACGCTCCTTATGCTCTCCATTGTAGAAGAGCGGCGGCGCCGTAACAATAACCGTCAGCTTGAGTTTTCCATGCATTCAACCAGTGGTTGAGCAGCGCCTACCGTTGCCTCCCTCGCCGCGGGTCGTGGTACAATGAGGGCAACTAGAGAACCATATCATGAGAGGAGCTGTCATTGTGACAAAAATCCGATTCGGCGTCATCGGCACCAACTGGATTACAGACCGATTCCTGCAAGCGGCGCAATCCGTTGAAGACTTCGCCCTAACAGCCGTCTACTCCCGCACCGAGGAGCGGGCCCGTGCATATGCCGACCAATGGAGCATCCCCCATCGGTTCACCGAGCTCGCGCAGCTCGCCAAGAGCGATGAGCTCGATGCCGTCTATATCGCTACGCCGAACTCACTGCACGCCGAGCATGCGATACAGTGCATGCAGCACGGCAAGCACGTGCTGTGCGAAAAGCCGCTCGCCTCGAACGCAGCAGAGGTGCGGGCGATGCAGGCCGCAGCGCAAGACAATGGCGTATTACTCATGGAGGCGATGAAATCGACCTGCATGCCCGGCTTCGAGGCCGTACAAGCCGCGCTGCCGCGCATCGGCCGCGTACGGAGGTATTACGCAAGCTACTGCCAATATTCCTCACGCTATGACGCCTACCGGCAAGGCACCGTGCTCAACGCCTTCAATCCGACTTATTCCAATGGTGCGATGATGGATCTCGGCATCTATTGCTTGTACCCGCTGCTCACGCTATTCGGTGCGCCGACTCGCATTCAAGCGACTGGCTATATGCTCGAATCGGGCGTCGATGGCGAAGGCAGCATGGTGCTCACGTACCCGGACATGGATGCGGTCATTATGTATTCGAAAATTACGAGCTCCAGTCTTCCAAGTGAGATTCAAGGCGAGGACGGTACGTTGGTCATGGATTCAATCAGCGAGCCGCATCGCGTCCAGCTTCGTCTCCACGACGGAACGCTCGAGGATCTCACGCGCGCCCAGCCAGAGCCGCCAATGGCCTACGAGCTGCGCGAGTTCATCCGTACGCTGCAGGCAGGGAGGCTAGAGTCCAGCATCAACAGCTTCGCACGCTCGCTGGCGACGATCACCGTCATGGATGAGGCGCGCAGACAGCTCGGCCTCGTGTATGAGGCGGATCGACGAGCTGTTCAAGAGCAGCAAGGCTAGACGCTCGGCTCCAATTGCGCTGGTGTGTGTAGTAAGAGCTCCTATTCATTCAGCCAAGCTTCACCATCATCTTCCGTTGAACAACAAGAGCGCCCCGCTTGGAGCTGGTTCAGTGCGTACATAGGCTCAGATGAGCCTAGCACCGATCAGCTTCTTGTCACGAGGCGCTCCACTTAGACTACTCCTTCGGA
Above is a genomic segment from Paenibacillus sp. YYML68 containing:
- a CDS encoding methyltransferase domain-containing protein, translating into MKEQLSRNIGLYRREKGLTQEELAQSVGVTYQAVSKWENAQTMPELALLPDLSRTLGVSIDKLLGYVSQDKPMTIYEEEYQTDSYYWGTEPNEACYQVLQAMPPTKRLRLIDIGCGEGKDAVFFARNGYAVTAFDITDAGVEKTRRLAERVGVHVDVFKADILQYRFEEPYDIVFSSGVLHYMKPELREEIFANYKRYTAPNGLHVFNVFVNKPFIAPPPEKEPHAYKWHSGELLAHYRDWLIEDSAELVFDCHSSGVPHQHAMATVMARKVEGTALVGSNRH
- a CDS encoding Gfo/Idh/MocA family protein, which produces MRFGVIGTNWITDRFLQAAQSVEDFALTAVYSRTEERARAYADQWSIPHRFTELAQLAKSDELDAVYIATPNSLHAEHAIQCMQHGKHVLCEKPLASNAAEVRAMQAAAQDNGVLLMEAMKSTCMPGFEAVQAALPRIGRVRRYYASYCQYSSRYDAYRQGTVLNAFNPTYSNGAMMDLGIYCLYPLLTLFGAPTRIQATGYMLESGVDGEGSMVLTYPDMDAVIMYSKITSSSLPSEIQGEDGTLVMDSISEPHRVQLRLHDGTLEDLTRAQPEPPMAYELREFIRTLQAGRLESSINSFARSLATITVMDEARRQLGLVYEADRRAVQEQQG